A region from the Vicia villosa cultivar HV-30 ecotype Madison, WI linkage group LG3, Vvil1.0, whole genome shotgun sequence genome encodes:
- the LOC131659326 gene encoding uncharacterized protein LOC131659326 — protein MPYDVPNPYALQAYAAALPQPWVAPQLPFIPQQQVVAPQNRQQNPRPQGQRAPQRQRYPERRIDPVPMPYAQLLPQLLAGQLVQLREMGPPPSPLPLGYDANARCEFHSGAPGYTIEKCRALKYKVQDLLDDKIISFAPTGPNVQNNPMPPYAEECGRLRDEIQKLMDEGVIRVERVIPDEEVVVLEIPYYPADMTKARSAPLIIQTPSTPLVIQTPNTPLFIRPQAPQTPSLTPSLLVDSKAVPWMGNSNVTNIVGTSGITRSGRIFAAPPPPPKETNKDVNTQTKGKQVVVDPPEPRTAQDAEQLLRIIKKSDYKFEGVVTNIAAGNCLGFCDDELPTEGRAHNKALHISMRCLDTVLSRFLIDTGSSLNVMPKATLFKLSMDGVMMRPCTMSVRAFDGSRRSVEGEIDLPVKIGPHTFYISFYVMDIRPSYTCLLGRPWIHAAGAVTSTLHQCLKFVVGDKIVVITGEEDLVVNNLATY, from the exons ATGCCCTATGATGTTCCTAATCCGTATGCCCTTCAGGCGTACGCTGCTGCACTTCCACAACCATGGGTGGCACCTCAGCTGCCTTTCATCCCACAACAACAAGTTGTTGCCcctcagaatcgtcaacaaaatcctaggcctcaaggtcaaagagctCCACAAAGGCAAAGATACCCTGAAAGGCGTATTGATCCGGTTCCGATGCCATATGCCCAGCTTCTTCCCCAATTGCTTGCTGGTCAGTTGGTGCAACTCCGTGAAATGGGTCCTCCACCTAGCCCTCTTCCCCTAggatatgatgctaatgctcgatgtgagttTCACTCAGGTGCTCCAGGCTATAcaattgaaaagtgtagagcattaaaGTACAAAGTTCAAGATCTCCTCGATGACAAGATTATTTCAttcgctcctactggtcctaacGTGCAGAACAATCCTATGCCTCCCTACGCAG AGGAATGTGGCAGGTTGAGGGATGAGATTCAAAAGCTTATGGATGAAGGTGTCATTAGAGTGGAAAGAGTTATTCCTGATGAAGAGGTGGTTGTTCTAGAGATTCCTTACTATCCTGCTGATATGACAAAAGCCCGAAGCGCTCCTTTGATTATTCAAActccgagtactcctttggttATTCAGACTCCGAATACTCCTCTGTTCATCCGTCCCCAAGCTCCCCAGACTCCGTCTCTTACTCCCTCTTTGTTGGttgattctaaggctgttccttgga TGGGTAACTCGAATGTCACAAATATCGTTGGGACTAGTGGCATCACTCGAAGTGGCCGAATCTTTGCCGCCCCACCTCCGCCTCCCAAAGAGACCAACAAAGATGTTAACACTCAGACTAAAGGGAAACAGGTTGTCGTTGATCCTCCCGAGCCCCGTACCGCACAAGACGCTGAACAACTTCTGAGAATTataaagaaaagtgattacaag tttgaaggggttgtgaccaatatTGCTGCCGGCAATTGTTTGGGCTTttgtgatgatgaacttccaaCCGAGGGTAGAGCAcataacaaagcgttgcatatctccatgAGGTGCTTGGATACTGTGTTATCCAGATTTCTGATTGATACCGGATCTtcccttaatgtgatgcccaaagcTACCTTGTTCAAGCTGAGcatggatggggttatgatgagaccatgtacTATGAGCGTCagagcatttgatggttctaggaggtccgtagaaggggaaattgatttGCCTGTCAAGATTGGTCCGCACACGTTCTACATTTCCTTCTATGTCATGGATATTCGCCCTTCGTACACTTgtctcttgggtcgtccttggatccacgctgctggagctgtgacatcCACCCTTCATCAGTGTTTGAAGTTTGTTGTgggtgacaagattgttgtgatcaccgGTGAAGAGGATCTGGTAGTCAATAATCTAGCAACATACTGA
- the LOC131659327 gene encoding uncharacterized protein LOC131659327, protein MDNNVTANQGATRRTHTYTFHLEGMVQLGQLGELVTGHNETVFSDSYGNILSLLYSRVDEWTLSTLLQFYDPDIRCLTFSDYQLAPTLEEYSHLLNIKVRRKVPFVCVPKKPRLDYIANALYLSLGDVHDNWKKNGDTHGFYMSFLIEKAQEFANKEMWEAFNALLAALIYGIVMFPNIHKFVDLAAICLFMGKNPVPTLLAGTYYSIHSRHGKRGVVRSCFPLLYNWFKSHLPASGQFITSTQKWSQRVMGLTANDIVWYQLRTCIFEVIIRCGNFGNVPLIGTRGCINYNPVLALRQLGYTMKSGPLDKEIHQSVYFEKGTDPVALEEIRKAWNNIHIGDKSTLGAKNDIAMEPYTDWVKERVKKLLLPFPEVPLLYAQPPKILEAMVPRERLDQVRIANLRLKEKDRDTDLKHYFLKQTKNELARELKTLKGESSQVRKRTRTEMSGKAAAILAEDPQKVIEKAVKEAEEKLKREYQEDLKAHKLRTMKKKLEEETTQRIAVETQLKGSHLRTARLTEENAKLRDQMMSTEDAPEKAYLPECKGCKELRESCKKLDGQLFRKDVVIQSFVK, encoded by the coding sequence ATGGATAACAACGTGACCGCCAACCAAGGAGCTACAAGGCGCACACATACTTATACTTTCCACCTTGAAGGCATGGTTCAGCTGGGACAGTTGGGTGAATTGGTTACTGGTCATAACGAAACAGTGTTTAGTGACAGTTATGGCAACATCTTATCCCTTTTGTATTCACGTGTCGACGAATGGActttatctactcttctccaaTTCTACGACCCTGACATACGTTGTTTAACATTCTCAGATTATCAGCTGGCTCCCACTCTCGAAGAGTATTCTCACCTTCTCAACATCAAGGTTCGGCGCAAAGTGCCTTTTGTTTGCGTCCCAAAGAAACCGAGGTTGGATTacattgccaacgctctttatttgagcctTGGAGATGTTCATGATAACTGGAAGAAAAATGGCGACACTCATGGTTTCTACATGAGCTTCTTAATTGAAAAAGCCCAGGAATTTGCTAACAAAGAGATGTGGGAGGCTTTTAATGCCCTTCTGGCCGCTCTGATTTATGGGATCGTAATGTTCcctaacattcacaagttcgtCGACCTGGCCGCCATATGCCTCTTTATGGGTAAGAATCCAGTCCCTACTCTACTGGCTGGTACATACTATTCCATCCACTCTCGGCATGGAAAAAGAGGAGTTGTCCGAAGTTGTTTTCCATTACTATACAACTGGTTCAAATCTCATCTCCCTGCAAGTGGTCAGTTCATTACTTCTACTCAAAAGTGGTCTCAAAGGGTCATGGGACTTACCGCGAACGACATTGTGTGGTATCAACTCCGAACATGTATATTTGAGGTCATTATTAGGTGCGGAAACTTTGGTAACGTCCCGCTCATTGGGACAAGAGGATGTATTAACTACAACCCAGTTCTTGCTCTTCGTCAGTTGGGCTATACCATGAAGAGTGGGCCTTTGGATAAGGAGATTCACCAATCCGTATACTTTGAAAAGGGAACTGACCCTGTAGCGCTTGAGGAAATCAGGAAGGCTTGGAATAACATCCATATAGGTGATAAATCCACTTTGGGAGCCAAAAATGATATTGCCATGGAGCCTTACACCGATTGGGTTAAGGAAAGAGTCAAGAAACTTTTGTTACCATTCCCGGAGGTTCCTCTCTTGTATGCACAACCTCCGAAGATATTGGAAGCTATGGTACCGAGGGAACGTCTCGACCAGGTCCGCATCGCCAATTTGAGATTGAAAGAGAAAGATAGGGATACGGATTTGAAGCACTACTTCCTTAAACAGACAAAGAACGAGCTGGCCCGTGAACTCAAAACGCTCAAAGGAGAATCTTCTCAAGTCAGGAAGAGGACCAGAACTGAAATGAGTGGAAAAGCTGCTGCAATTCTTGCTGAGGACCCTCAAAAGGTCATAGAAAAGGCTGTAAAGGAAGCAGAAGAAAAGCTCAAACGTGAATACCAAGAGGACCTGAAAGCCCACAAGCTGAGGActatgaaaaagaaactggaagaagagactACCCAGAGAATCGCAGTGGAGACTCAGTTGAAAGGAAGTCACCTTCGCACCGCCCGACTGACAGAAGAGAATGCCAAGCTCAGAGATCAAATGATGAGTACAGAGGATGCACCCGAGAAGGCttatctcccagaatgcaaaggatgtaAAGAACTTAGGGAGAGCTGCAAGAAGCTAGATGGGCAGTTATTCCGAAAGGACGTGGTAATCCAAAGCTTTGTCAAATGA